From the genome of Vigna angularis cultivar LongXiaoDou No.4 chromosome 11, ASM1680809v1, whole genome shotgun sequence, one region includes:
- the LOC108334059 gene encoding uncharacterized protein LOC108334059 isoform X1 translates to MTSSSGASSNRMSASCLVAETIWKEIESTHKVNDDQLWTLHFLFGKNFEGATRIVDQRGVNKISAHPSGRFIFQVTGESRRKDQYLCFAENFCACHSFFYDVVNRGEQLCCKHQLAARLAASLGSYAEVNVSDEELALLLSRI, encoded by the exons ATGACGTCCTCCTCCGGCGCCAGCAG TAACAGAATGAGTGCAAGCTGCTTGGTAGCAGAGACAATATGGAAGGAAATTGAGTCTACACACAAAG TGAATGATGATCAACTTTGGAC TTTGCATTTCTTGTTTGGCAAGAACTTCGAGGGAGCCACTAGAATTGTTGACCAAAGAGGTGTCAACAAGATATCTGCTCATCCCAGTGGAAGGTTTATCTTTCAG GTTACAGGAGAATCCCGAAGAAAAGACCAATATCTCTGTTTTGCAGAGAATTTTTGTGCTTGTCATTCTTTCTTCTATGATGTCGTCAACAGAGGAGAACAACTTTGT TGTAAACATCAGTTAGCTGCAAGACTTGCTGCATCTTTGGGATCATATGCTGAAGTTAACGTGTCTGATGAGGAGCTAGCTCTGTTACTATCCAGAATATAG
- the LOC108334059 gene encoding uncharacterized protein LOC108334059 isoform X2, producing the protein MTSSSGASRMSASCLVAETIWKEIESTHKVNDDQLWTLHFLFGKNFEGATRIVDQRGVNKISAHPSGRFIFQVTGESRRKDQYLCFAENFCACHSFFYDVVNRGEQLCCKHQLAARLAASLGSYAEVNVSDEELALLLSRI; encoded by the exons ATGACGTCCTCCTCCGGCGCCAGCAG AATGAGTGCAAGCTGCTTGGTAGCAGAGACAATATGGAAGGAAATTGAGTCTACACACAAAG TGAATGATGATCAACTTTGGAC TTTGCATTTCTTGTTTGGCAAGAACTTCGAGGGAGCCACTAGAATTGTTGACCAAAGAGGTGTCAACAAGATATCTGCTCATCCCAGTGGAAGGTTTATCTTTCAG GTTACAGGAGAATCCCGAAGAAAAGACCAATATCTCTGTTTTGCAGAGAATTTTTGTGCTTGTCATTCTTTCTTCTATGATGTCGTCAACAGAGGAGAACAACTTTGT TGTAAACATCAGTTAGCTGCAAGACTTGCTGCATCTTTGGGATCATATGCTGAAGTTAACGTGTCTGATGAGGAGCTAGCTCTGTTACTATCCAGAATATAG
- the LOC108334058 gene encoding endoglucanase 9 produces the protein MGNSLVSLFLFTFLLVGSVQCNPNYADALAKSLLFFQGQRSGRVPADQQLKWRSNSGLFDGRLANVDLSGGYYDAGDNVKFNFPMAYTTTMLSWGTIEYGKRMGGQIKEARAAIRWATDYLLKCATSTPGKLYVGVGDPNVDHKCWERPEDMDTVRTVYWVSPNKPGSDVAAETAAALAAASIVFRRVDPTYSKQLLRTAQQVYHFALQYQGSYSDSLGSAVCPFYCSYSGFKDELLWGAAWLFRATNAVYYYNLVKSLGADDQPDIFSWDNKYAGAHVLLSRRALLNGDKNFDQYKQEAENFMCKILPNSPSSSTQYTQGGLMYKLPESNLQYVTSITFLLTTYSKYMAATKHTFNCGGVLVTPNTLRSIAKRQVDYILGENPLRMSYMVGYGPYFPKRIHHRGSSLPSIAAHPQTIGCDGGFEPFFHSMNPNPNILIGAVVGGPNQNDGFPDDRSDYSHSEPATYINGAFVGPLAYFAGIR, from the exons ATGGGAAATTCCTTAGTGTCATTGTTCCTTTTCACCTTCTTGTTGGTGGGCAGTGTCCAATGTAACCCTAACTACGCAGATGCATTGGCCAAATCCTTGTTGTTCTTCCAAGGACAGAGGTCAGGAAGGGTTCCTGCTGATCAACAACTCAAATGGAGATCCAATTCTGGCCTCTTTGATGGTCGTCTTGCCAAT GTGGATTTAAGTGGAGGTTACTATGATGCAGGAGACAATGTGAAGTTCAACTTTCCAATGGCTTACACGACCACCATGCTGTCATGGGGAACAATTGAATATGGGAAGAGAATGGGAGGACAGATAAAAGAGGCAAGAGCTGCAATTCGTTGGGCCACAGACTACCTTCTCAAGTGTGCCACATCCACACCTGGGAAGCTCTATGTTGGGGTTGGAGACCCAAATGTGGACCACAAATGTTGGGAAAGGCCAGAGGACATGGACACTGTCAGAACTGTGTATTGGGTCTCTCCCAATAAGCCTGGCTCAGATGTGGCTGCAGAAACTGCTGCTGCACTTGCTGCTGCATCCATTGTCTTCAGAAGGGTTGACCCAACATACTCTAAGCAGTTGTTAAGGACAGCCCAGCAGGTCTACCACTTTGCTTTGCAGTACCAAGGTTCATATAGTGATTCACTTGGATCAGCAGTTTGCCCATTTTACTGCTCATATTCTGGTTTCAAG GATGAACTGTTGTGGGGGGCTGCATGGCTTTTCAGAGCGACAAATGCTGTTTACTACTACAATTTGGTGAAGTCCTTGGGAGCTGATGATCAACCAGATATCTTCAGTTGGGACAACAAATATGCCGGTGCTCATGTTCTTCTCTCCAGG AGAGCATTGCTGAATGGCGATAAGAATTTTGATCAATACAAACAAGAAGCTGAGAATTTTATGTGCAAGATCCTGCCCAACTCTCCTTCCTCTAGTACACAATATACACAAG GGGGACTCATGTACAAGCTTCCTGAAAGCAACCTCCAGTATGTGACTTCAATAACATTTTTGCTTACAACCTATTCAAAGTACATGGCAGCTACAAAACACACATTTAACTGTGGAGGTGTTTTGGTCACTCCAAATACCCTAAGAAGCATTGCAAAAAGACAG GTAGATTACATATTAGGTGAAAACCCATTAAGAATGTCCTACATGGTAGGCTATGGTCCATACTTTCCCAAGAGAATTCACCACAGAGGGTCTTCCTTGCCTTCAATAGCAGCTCATCCACAAACCATAGGCTGTGATGGAGGGTTTGAACCATTTTTCCACTCAATGAACCCTAATCCTAACATATTGATTGGAGCTGTAGTAGGAGGTCCAAACCAAAATGATGGATTCCCAGATGACCGCAGTGATTACAGCCATTCTGAGCCTGCAACTTACATCAATGGTGCTTTTGTTGGACCTTTGGCATACTTTGCTGGTATCCGTTAA
- the LOC108334059 gene encoding uncharacterized protein LOC108334059 isoform X3, with protein sequence MSASCLVAETIWKEIESTHKVNDDQLWTLHFLFGKNFEGATRIVDQRGVNKISAHPSGRFIFQVTGESRRKDQYLCFAENFCACHSFFYDVVNRGEQLCCKHQLAARLAASLGSYAEVNVSDEELALLLSRI encoded by the exons ATGAGTGCAAGCTGCTTGGTAGCAGAGACAATATGGAAGGAAATTGAGTCTACACACAAAG TGAATGATGATCAACTTTGGAC TTTGCATTTCTTGTTTGGCAAGAACTTCGAGGGAGCCACTAGAATTGTTGACCAAAGAGGTGTCAACAAGATATCTGCTCATCCCAGTGGAAGGTTTATCTTTCAG GTTACAGGAGAATCCCGAAGAAAAGACCAATATCTCTGTTTTGCAGAGAATTTTTGTGCTTGTCATTCTTTCTTCTATGATGTCGTCAACAGAGGAGAACAACTTTGT TGTAAACATCAGTTAGCTGCAAGACTTGCTGCATCTTTGGGATCATATGCTGAAGTTAACGTGTCTGATGAGGAGCTAGCTCTGTTACTATCCAGAATATAG